The Thermococcus sp. JdF3 genome segment AGCGCTACGGACTAACTCCCGTGGAATACCTTGCTGAGGCCGGCGTTCTCCATGAAAACCTCATTGGCGTGCACGGGATATACCTGAGCGATGGAGAAGTTAAGCTCTACTCCCAAAGCGGAGCCACTCTCGTCCATTGCTCCCTCAGTATGGCGAAGCTTGAGGCAAGGATAGCTCCGATAATTGAGCTTTACACCGCAGGGACGAACATAGCGCTGGGCAACGACTCTCCGAACCCCGTTGGCGTTATGGACATGTTCACTGAAATGCGCTTTGCGGCCGTGCTTAAC includes the following:
- a CDS encoding amidohydrolase family protein, translated to RYGLTPVEYLAEAGVLHENLIGVHGIYLSDGEVKLYSQSGATLVHCSLSMAKLEARIAPIIELYTAGTNIALGNDSPNPVGVMDMFTEMRFAAVLNKVWRKRTDVASTREVFSWATVGGASALKLKAGLIKPGYLADLVL